The Rhizobium etli 8C-3 genome has a segment encoding these proteins:
- a CDS encoding cupin domain-containing protein, translated as MTTIRLIAAALTIAASAVTPHMAQAQQLTIQRTDLLRHDLDVPGRELVQVRVDFEPGAIAAKHSHPGEEIAYVLEGSLEYQLGDRRPITLRAGETLFIPAGVPHVAKNVGSGKASELATYIVKKGMPLVVPAK; from the coding sequence ATGACAACGATCAGACTCATTGCAGCTGCCCTGACGATAGCCGCAAGCGCGGTGACGCCGCACATGGCGCAGGCTCAACAATTGACAATTCAGCGCACCGATCTTCTGCGGCACGACCTTGACGTGCCTGGACGCGAACTTGTTCAGGTGCGCGTCGACTTCGAACCTGGCGCAATTGCCGCTAAGCATTCTCATCCCGGCGAAGAGATCGCCTATGTCCTGGAAGGCTCGCTGGAATATCAGCTCGGGGATAGGAGGCCCATCACGCTCAGGGCCGGCGAGACCTTGTTCATTCCCGCAGGAGTGCCCCACGTCGCGAAAAACGTCGGCAGCGGCAAGGCCTCTGAACTCGCCACATACATCGTCAAAAAGGGGATGCCACTCGTCGTACCGGCCAAGTAG
- a CDS encoding GntR family transcriptional regulator produces the protein MSGLDEQPTLRERAYESFTRHLLARDVRPGQFVSQRRLVELTGLTLGAIRELIPRLEAEGLIKTVPQRGLQIAHIDLNLIREAFQLRVFLEKEAVALFTRSASDETIAGLLKTHRDIAEAIDGGNNSHELELHAQAVDWGMHDAFIDALGNTIISNVYRVNSIKMRLISQERFRIDGRVGPVMGEHLKVLEAIERRSAEDAVSALVAHIHHARDRALRL, from the coding sequence ATGAGTGGATTGGACGAACAGCCGACGTTGCGGGAAAGAGCTTATGAGAGCTTTACCCGGCATCTGCTGGCGCGCGATGTCCGTCCCGGTCAGTTCGTCTCCCAACGCCGCCTCGTCGAACTGACCGGACTGACGCTCGGCGCAATCCGTGAACTCATTCCAAGGCTCGAAGCCGAGGGCCTCATCAAGACGGTGCCGCAGCGCGGCCTGCAGATTGCTCATATCGATCTCAACCTGATCCGCGAAGCCTTTCAGCTTCGCGTGTTCCTGGAGAAGGAGGCGGTTGCGCTCTTTACGCGGTCGGCCTCCGACGAAACGATCGCAGGCCTTTTGAAAACGCACCGGGACATCGCCGAGGCCATCGATGGCGGCAACAATTCGCATGAACTTGAGCTTCACGCCCAGGCTGTGGACTGGGGAATGCATGATGCCTTCATCGACGCGCTCGGCAACACCATCATCTCGAATGTCTACCGGGTGAATTCAATCAAGATGCGCCTTATAAGCCAGGAACGCTTTCGTATCGACGGTCGCGTCGGGCCGGTCATGGGAGAACATCTGAAGGTTCTCGAAGCCATAGAGCGACGGTCTGCGGAAGATGCGGTCAGCGCGCTCGTGGCACATATCCATCACGCGAGGGACCGCGCACTCAGATTATAG
- a CDS encoding response regulator, translating to MTIGTVLLLEDEPIIALDVEKLLQENGAEKVITLSTCAEAIGWLGVNTPNIAIVDPRLSDGMCSFAVKTLAERSVPFILYSGEPDAAIESEPAFSAGQLLWKPCEPERLLAALSRAAIGSAEHSARTGGPTLPL from the coding sequence ATGACGATTGGAACTGTTCTGCTCCTTGAGGACGAGCCGATCATCGCTCTCGATGTCGAGAAGCTTCTTCAGGAAAACGGCGCCGAGAAGGTTATTACCCTGTCGACCTGTGCCGAGGCTATCGGATGGCTGGGTGTCAACACCCCGAATATCGCCATCGTCGATCCGCGTCTCAGCGATGGAATGTGCTCGTTTGCGGTGAAGACCCTTGCAGAGCGCAGCGTCCCCTTCATTCTCTATTCCGGCGAACCAGATGCGGCGATCGAGAGCGAACCCGCTTTCTCCGCAGGCCAGCTGCTTTGGAAGCCCTGTGAGCCCGAGAGACTGCTCGCCGCTCTCTCACGAGCTGCTATCGGTTCGGCTGAACATTCCGCCCGCACCGGTGGGCCTACGCTCCCGTTGTAA
- a CDS encoding NAD-dependent epimerase/dehydratase family protein produces MTRALVTGGCGFVGRHLCDRLLAEGFDVVCVDPIKPGTGARPPSSSQRLHRQFTLNEQDCRGFFESTREHFDYVFHLAALVGGRMMLENQTLLVAEDLAVDAALWRWAGECRPATVVYFSSSAAYPVALQTEAMQTRLSEDMISFERPLGVPDLSYGWTKLTGEYLMKLYVERYGGRAVAYRPFSGYGEDQDLAYPFPAICNRLLKERGAPEVFVWGSGRQCRDFIHISDCVDFIWKTMDALPSGASLNLSTGKATAFIALAELICRELGWEPQVRGMANRPEGVFFRCGDITLQKAFGLAPKIGIEEGVRRCLGHHHRLDAACV; encoded by the coding sequence ATGACGCGTGCACTCGTGACTGGCGGATGCGGCTTTGTCGGCCGGCATCTCTGTGACCGGCTCTTGGCCGAGGGCTTCGATGTGGTCTGCGTCGATCCTATAAAACCGGGAACGGGCGCAAGGCCACCTTCTTCAAGCCAGCGTTTGCATCGTCAGTTCACCTTGAATGAGCAGGATTGCCGGGGATTTTTCGAAAGCACCCGCGAGCATTTCGACTATGTGTTTCACCTCGCGGCGCTCGTCGGCGGGCGAATGATGCTCGAGAACCAGACGCTGCTCGTTGCCGAAGATCTCGCCGTCGACGCAGCGCTCTGGCGGTGGGCAGGCGAATGCCGCCCCGCAACCGTCGTCTATTTTAGCTCCAGTGCGGCGTATCCCGTGGCATTGCAAACTGAGGCGATGCAGACGAGGCTTTCTGAAGACATGATCTCGTTCGAGCGCCCGCTTGGCGTGCCCGACCTCAGCTACGGCTGGACCAAGCTCACCGGCGAATATCTGATGAAGCTTTATGTCGAGCGCTATGGCGGCCGGGCCGTTGCCTACCGGCCGTTCAGTGGCTATGGCGAGGACCAGGACCTCGCCTATCCCTTCCCGGCCATCTGCAACAGGCTTCTCAAGGAGCGCGGCGCGCCGGAAGTCTTCGTCTGGGGAAGCGGTCGCCAATGCCGCGACTTCATCCACATTTCCGATTGCGTCGATTTCATTTGGAAGACGATGGACGCGCTGCCATCAGGCGCAAGCCTTAACCTCTCGACAGGCAAAGCAACCGCTTTCATTGCGCTTGCCGAGCTTATCTGCCGCGAGCTCGGCTGGGAACCGCAGGTGCGAGGAATGGCAAACCGTCCAGAGGGAGTGTTTTTCCGCTGCGGCGACATTACGCTTCAAAAGGCATTCGGACTCGCGCCGAAGATCGGCATCGAGGAAGGTGTGCGGCGCTGCCTTGGACATCATCACCGCCTCGACGCCGCCTGCGTCTGA
- a CDS encoding ABC transporter substrate-binding protein, translating to MSSSIWNPTRRNFLAGSAALGAAGFLGVRAASAAVDWKRFAGTTLEVNLVKSPRSEIILKYLGEFQELTGIKVNAEATPEQQQRQKTTIELSSGKPSFDVVHMSYHVQKRQFEKGGWLADISGFLKDPSLTDPSLVESDFADAGLQFAKDSDGLLRSLPFSVDYWIVYWNKQLFEKKGLSYPATFEEMANAAEALTDASSNTYGFVARGLKNANVPVWTALMLGYGMTPLGPDGKLRTTTDEAVQAATLYQRLMTKAAPVGVSGFNWAEAQSAFLQGKVGMWLDGVGFAPPIENPEKSRVVGQVGYGIMPKGPKAQAAATFGDGIGVTAASKNKEAAYLFCQWVVSHDMGARLLQAGAGVPFRQSILEDPKVREGVTMPSSWVDAVVGSGKISKLALPVIIPVTEFRDIYGVGLTNMIGGADPAAELKSATAQFEPVLARSEG from the coding sequence ATGTCATCTTCAATTTGGAATCCAACTCGCCGGAATTTTCTGGCTGGTTCTGCCGCTCTCGGCGCCGCCGGCTTTCTTGGCGTCAGGGCGGCTTCGGCCGCCGTTGACTGGAAACGGTTTGCCGGCACAACGCTCGAAGTCAATCTCGTCAAGAGCCCACGCAGCGAGATCATCCTCAAATATCTCGGCGAGTTCCAGGAGCTGACCGGTATAAAGGTCAATGCCGAGGCGACGCCCGAACAGCAGCAGCGCCAGAAGACGACGATCGAGCTCAGCTCCGGAAAGCCGAGCTTCGACGTCGTCCACATGAGCTATCATGTGCAGAAACGGCAGTTCGAAAAAGGTGGCTGGCTTGCCGACATAAGCGGATTTCTCAAGGATCCGTCGCTTACCGATCCGTCGCTGGTCGAGAGCGATTTCGCCGATGCAGGCCTGCAGTTCGCCAAGGATTCCGACGGCCTCCTGCGCTCCCTGCCCTTCTCCGTCGACTACTGGATCGTCTACTGGAACAAGCAGCTCTTCGAGAAAAAGGGCCTTTCGTACCCTGCAACCTTCGAAGAGATGGCGAACGCCGCAGAGGCCCTGACGGACGCGTCCAGCAACACTTATGGCTTCGTTGCTCGCGGACTGAAAAATGCCAATGTCCCCGTGTGGACGGCCCTCATGCTCGGTTACGGCATGACGCCCCTCGGGCCCGACGGCAAACTGCGCACCACCACCGATGAAGCCGTCCAGGCGGCAACGCTCTATCAGCGCCTGATGACGAAGGCAGCACCTGTCGGCGTCTCCGGATTCAATTGGGCAGAAGCCCAATCGGCATTCCTGCAGGGCAAGGTCGGCATGTGGCTTGATGGCGTCGGCTTTGCCCCGCCAATCGAAAACCCTGAAAAATCCCGGGTCGTCGGCCAGGTGGGTTACGGGATCATGCCGAAGGGCCCGAAAGCGCAGGCAGCCGCGACTTTTGGCGATGGTATCGGGGTAACGGCAGCAAGCAAGAACAAGGAAGCCGCCTACCTCTTCTGCCAATGGGTGGTTTCCCATGACATGGGCGCCCGGCTTCTGCAGGCTGGTGCCGGCGTTCCCTTCCGCCAATCCATCCTTGAAGATCCCAAGGTTCGCGAAGGCGTCACGATGCCGAGCTCATGGGTCGATGCGGTCGTCGGATCCGGCAAGATTTCAAAGCTCGCCCTGCCGGTCATCATCCCCGTCACCGAATTCCGCGACATCTATGGCGTCGGCCTGACGAACATGATCGGCGGCGCAGACCCGGCCGCCGAACTCAAGTCAGCCACGGCCCAGTTCGAGCCGGTCCTGGCCCGAAGCGAGGGATGA
- a CDS encoding GFA family protein: MRGMCVCMWQAAPLRIGSWTMEAGSAARLNNAELARATSCQPDEMEARNVRFAIPSCYRTHDLEDHTGTNPADRGLQVMSDQEKWTGGCLCGGCRYEFHGEPPHSGYCHCNMCKRATGGPFAVLVQARLSDFVWTTGKPSVYRSSPIATRGFCANCGTPLFLQYDGDELIRLTAGSLDHPERIRPAGHYGVESRLRWAECGPGLPEEQTQERF, encoded by the coding sequence ATGCGGGGGATGTGCGTTTGCATGTGGCAGGCTGCGCCGCTGCGGATCGGATCCTGGACGATGGAGGCAGGGTCCGCGGCAAGATTGAATAATGCAGAACTTGCGCGTGCTACCAGCTGCCAGCCGGACGAAATGGAAGCCAGAAATGTTCGCTTTGCCATACCCAGCTGCTATCGGACACATGACCTCGAAGACCACACTGGAACAAACCCTGCTGATCGTGGTTTGCAAGTCATGAGCGACCAGGAAAAATGGACAGGCGGATGCCTCTGTGGAGGATGCCGGTATGAATTTCACGGCGAACCGCCCCATTCAGGCTATTGCCATTGCAATATGTGCAAACGGGCAACGGGCGGACCGTTCGCGGTTCTAGTCCAGGCAAGGCTTTCTGATTTCGTTTGGACGACGGGAAAGCCGTCCGTCTACCGGTCGTCACCGATTGCAACACGTGGATTCTGCGCCAACTGCGGGACACCGCTCTTTCTGCAGTATGACGGGGACGAATTGATAAGGCTGACCGCCGGGTCTCTCGATCATCCCGAGCGGATTCGACCGGCGGGGCACTACGGCGTCGAAAGCCGCCTGCGATGGGCGGAATGCGGACCCGGTTTGCCAGAAGAACAGACGCAGGAGAGATTCTAG
- a CDS encoding glycosyltransferase family 4 protein produces the protein MRLIVVNDVSVVQGGATKVAIQCLQACARAAMDCTFFVGDDGTGLEEYGLRLPTIALGERPLRDGPVIANVFDRHFNKRAYEALSMLLARSSEKTVVHVHGWNQILSPSIFHALAESPARVIVTAHDFFLNCPNGGRLNYRSGEICPVKPMSLECLATNCDKRNYLHKLWRFRRMLGQIGVGDDFWQRIEVILAHEKMEAYLTPGPIRNFQTLRTPTEPLTRRPTEPWRHERIMFLGRMTWEKGVRTLGEALRMTNQAATLIGRGPLLEEMQVTLPNCWVPGWLDHETVAELADQARIFVMPSRMPEPYGLVAAEAIMSGIPVIISSNALIADEIEQNRAGLVFKSGDAASLAEALLKVKSDSLVQKLAEGARAFGNKIAPSRVEWERRMIAIYAGEAAFLAA, from the coding sequence ATGCGCCTTATTGTCGTGAACGACGTTTCCGTTGTCCAAGGTGGAGCGACGAAAGTCGCGATCCAGTGTCTGCAGGCCTGTGCGCGGGCCGCCATGGATTGCACTTTCTTCGTTGGCGACGACGGGACCGGCCTTGAAGAATACGGTCTGCGCTTACCGACGATCGCGCTTGGCGAAAGGCCGCTTCGAGACGGGCCTGTCATCGCCAATGTTTTCGACCGTCACTTCAACAAGCGGGCCTACGAGGCGCTGTCGATGCTGTTGGCACGATCCAGCGAAAAGACCGTCGTTCATGTGCACGGTTGGAACCAGATCCTGTCGCCTTCGATCTTTCATGCCCTGGCCGAGAGCCCGGCCCGCGTCATCGTAACGGCCCACGACTTTTTCCTGAACTGCCCGAATGGCGGTCGGCTCAACTACAGGAGCGGCGAAATCTGCCCCGTCAAACCGATGTCGCTCGAGTGCCTGGCAACCAACTGCGACAAGCGCAACTATCTGCACAAGCTTTGGCGCTTCCGGCGCATGCTGGGGCAGATTGGCGTCGGTGACGACTTTTGGCAGCGCATCGAGGTGATCCTCGCTCACGAGAAAATGGAAGCCTACTTGACCCCCGGGCCAATCAGGAATTTCCAGACCTTGCGCACACCCACCGAGCCGCTTACGCGGCGGCCGACGGAACCTTGGCGGCACGAACGCATCATGTTCCTCGGCCGCATGACCTGGGAAAAGGGCGTGCGTACGCTGGGCGAAGCACTGCGCATGACCAATCAGGCAGCAACGCTGATCGGCCGCGGGCCGCTTCTCGAAGAGATGCAGGTGACGCTTCCAAATTGCTGGGTGCCCGGTTGGCTCGACCATGAAACCGTAGCCGAGCTTGCCGACCAGGCGCGGATATTCGTGATGCCGTCTCGGATGCCGGAGCCTTACGGGCTGGTGGCCGCCGAGGCAATCATGAGTGGAATTCCGGTAATCATAAGCAGCAATGCTCTCATTGCTGACGAGATCGAGCAAAACCGCGCGGGGCTGGTGTTCAAGAGCGGCGATGCCGCCTCACTGGCCGAAGCGTTGTTGAAGGTCAAGAGCGACAGCCTTGTGCAAAAGCTCGCAGAAGGCGCCCGCGCCTTCGGCAATAAGATTGCGCCCAGCCGCGTAGAATGGGAACGCCGGATGATCGCGATCTATGCAGGGGAGGCTGCATTTCTCGCTGCTTAG
- a CDS encoding tautomerase family protein, which produces MPIVTVQVTREGTTADRNSITAEEKAAIIKGVSEVLLDVLNKPLESTYVVIEEVDLDNWGWGGLPTAQYRARRAPAAKP; this is translated from the coding sequence ATGCCTATCGTCACCGTACAGGTTACCCGCGAGGGGACCACTGCTGACCGCAATTCGATCACCGCCGAGGAAAAGGCCGCCATTATCAAGGGCGTCAGCGAGGTGCTGCTCGACGTGCTGAACAAACCCCTTGAGTCCACCTATGTGGTGATCGAGGAGGTCGATCTCGACAATTGGGGCTGGGGCGGGCTTCCGACGGCGCAGTATCGCGCCAGGCGTGCGCCGGCAGCAAAACCTTGA
- a CDS encoding SDR family NAD(P)-dependent oxidoreductase encodes MSTERNVVIITGASQGIGAELVRAYREENYRVIATSRSIKPSTDPDVHAVPGDISHPATAERIVREGIERFGRIDSLVNNAGVFLAKPFIEMTQEDYDHNLGVNVAGFFHITQRAAAEMLKQGSGHIVSITTSLADQPMVGMPSALASLTKGGLNAVTRSLAMEFSKSGVRVNAVSPGVIKTPMHPVETHSALAKLHPVGRMGEIRDIIDAVLYLETARFVTGEILHVDGGQNAGRW; translated from the coding sequence ATGAGTACTGAACGAAATGTCGTCATCATCACCGGCGCATCGCAAGGGATTGGCGCTGAATTGGTCCGCGCCTACCGCGAGGAGAACTACCGTGTTATCGCCACATCTCGCTCGATCAAGCCCAGCACGGACCCGGATGTGCACGCCGTGCCCGGCGACATCAGTCACCCGGCGACTGCCGAACGGATCGTGCGCGAAGGGATTGAGCGCTTTGGCCGCATCGATTCGCTGGTAAACAATGCCGGCGTCTTCCTCGCCAAGCCTTTCATCGAGATGACCCAGGAAGACTATGACCACAACCTCGGGGTCAATGTGGCCGGCTTCTTTCACATTACCCAGCGCGCTGCCGCCGAGATGCTGAAGCAGGGTTCTGGCCATATCGTCAGCATCACCACGAGCCTTGCCGATCAGCCAATGGTCGGGATGCCATCGGCGCTCGCCTCCTTGACCAAGGGCGGTCTGAACGCCGTGACCCGGTCACTGGCGATGGAGTTCTCGAAGAGCGGCGTTCGCGTCAACGCGGTGTCTCCAGGCGTGATCAAGACGCCGATGCATCCGGTGGAGACGCATTCGGCTCTCGCCAAATTGCATCCAGTTGGTCGAATGGGCGAAATCCGCGACATCATCGATGCCGTCCTTTATCTCGAAACCGCTCGTTTCGTAACCGGCGAAATCCTCCACGTCGATGGCGGCCAGAACGCCGGTCGCTGGTGA
- a CDS encoding D-tagatose-bisphosphate aldolase, class II, non-catalytic subunit produces MTSMLGNLARSRRTGGMAGITSVCSAHPIVIRAALRQAVGCDGPVLIEATCNQVNQFGGYTGLKPRDFVALVEQIADQERLPRDKVILGGDHLGPNPWREEPADVAMAKAEDMIAAYVEAGFCKLHLDTSMGCAGEPVALDDATTAERAVRLAAVAERCAASSGGERPVYVIGTEVPPPGGADHLITTLEPTHVDAARKTIALHRTQFHEAGLARAFDRVLALVVQPGVEFGNENVIVYDRAKAQALSALLDEEPALVYEAHSTDFQGVEALRQLVEDGFAILKVGPELTFALREALYGLDLIASDSIPGYPSRNLMAVMDGLMRENPGHWKGHYHGSRAKRHTLRHYSYSDRIRYYWNHPAAEAATFRLIKALDGRIIPAPLFRQHMPIFARYAGKPLEPQELLIDAVRAVLDGYQSAHRPDRLPRACSQG; encoded by the coding sequence ATGACGTCCATGCTCGGCAACCTGGCTCGCAGCCGACGCACGGGCGGCATGGCTGGCATCACTTCCGTTTGCTCGGCTCATCCCATCGTGATCCGCGCTGCCCTACGACAGGCCGTGGGGTGCGATGGTCCGGTATTGATCGAGGCGACCTGCAACCAGGTCAATCAGTTCGGTGGTTACACGGGCTTGAAGCCCCGTGATTTTGTGGCGCTGGTGGAGCAGATTGCCGACCAAGAGCGTCTGCCGCGAGACAAGGTCATCCTTGGAGGCGACCATCTTGGCCCAAATCCATGGCGTGAGGAACCTGCCGATGTCGCCATGGCCAAAGCGGAAGACATGATCGCCGCCTATGTCGAGGCTGGCTTCTGCAAGCTCCATCTCGATACGTCCATGGGCTGCGCGGGTGAACCGGTCGCGCTCGACGACGCCACGACCGCCGAGCGGGCGGTGAGGCTGGCGGCTGTGGCAGAACGGTGCGCTGCCTCTTCAGGCGGTGAACGACCGGTCTATGTCATCGGCACCGAAGTACCGCCGCCTGGCGGCGCGGATCATTTAATCACCACGCTCGAACCGACGCACGTGGACGCGGCGCGCAAGACAATTGCTCTGCATCGGACGCAGTTCCACGAAGCGGGGCTCGCCAGGGCCTTCGACCGCGTGCTGGCGCTCGTCGTCCAGCCCGGAGTCGAATTCGGCAACGAAAACGTCATCGTCTACGACCGGGCGAAAGCGCAAGCCCTTTCTGCGCTGCTCGACGAGGAGCCCGCCCTTGTCTATGAGGCACATTCGACTGACTTTCAGGGCGTGGAGGCGCTGCGACAACTCGTCGAGGACGGGTTCGCCATCCTCAAGGTCGGACCGGAATTGACCTTCGCACTTCGAGAAGCACTGTACGGACTCGACCTGATCGCAAGCGACTCCATCCCCGGTTATCCGAGCCGAAACCTCATGGCCGTTATGGACGGGCTGATGAGGGAGAACCCCGGTCACTGGAAGGGCCACTATCACGGTTCGCGGGCCAAGCGACACACCCTGCGACACTATTCCTATTCCGATCGAATTCGCTACTACTGGAATCACCCGGCGGCGGAAGCGGCCACCTTCCGGCTCATAAAAGCTCTCGACGGCCGGATCATCCCCGCACCTCTTTTCCGGCAGCATATGCCCATTTTTGCAAGGTACGCCGGAAAGCCGCTCGAACCGCAGGAATTGCTGATCGATGCGGTGCGGGCGGTTCTCGACGGATACCAAAGTGCTCACCGGCCGGACCGATTACCACGGGCATGCTCTCAAGGATAA
- a CDS encoding CsbD family protein yields MDWNRVEGNWKQMKGKIKEQWGKLTDDDLDQIAGKRDQLEGKIQERYGLARDRVHRDVDDWYENQTWH; encoded by the coding sequence ATGGATTGGAACCGCGTCGAAGGTAATTGGAAACAGATGAAAGGCAAGATCAAGGAACAGTGGGGCAAGCTCACCGACGACGACCTTGATCAGATCGCCGGCAAGCGCGATCAGTTGGAGGGAAAGATCCAGGAGCGCTACGGATTGGCCCGCGACCGCGTCCATCGAGACGTCGATGATTGGTATGAAAACCAGACGTGGCATTAA
- a CDS encoding dihydrodipicolinate synthase family protein has translation MERFGLSVALATPFDGDERVAVSAMIAHAKRSLAAGCSSVTLFGTTGEGSSIGSTERQRVLAAFIEAGIEPSQIVVGVLVDAAEDAAAQTGYALSMGVRNILLAPPCYFKNVSDEGIFRWFCAVFRILGDQARDIIVYNIPSITMVPLSVALIGRLRQAFAGIVTGVKDSSGDWAFTEKLLEAHHDLIILIGDERHLAQATRLGGQGAISGMANFIAPEIKRMAEEGRDDPRVVAFVADLLKHPVTPAIKVMIAHLSGDDMWLAVRPPLVSISGEGCNELALAFDALFRKKAA, from the coding sequence TTGGAGCGTTTTGGATTATCGGTGGCGCTGGCGACCCCTTTCGACGGCGATGAACGCGTTGCTGTTTCTGCGATGATCGCACACGCAAAGCGGAGCCTTGCGGCTGGCTGTTCCAGCGTCACGCTGTTTGGGACAACCGGCGAAGGATCGTCGATCGGCAGCACTGAGCGCCAGAGGGTGCTTGCGGCATTCATCGAGGCCGGCATCGAGCCCTCCCAAATTGTCGTGGGCGTCCTGGTCGACGCCGCCGAGGATGCTGCTGCCCAGACGGGCTATGCTCTTTCCATGGGCGTTCGAAACATTCTCCTGGCCCCGCCTTGCTATTTTAAGAATGTCAGCGACGAAGGCATTTTCCGCTGGTTTTGTGCCGTATTCCGCATTCTGGGGGATCAAGCGCGCGACATCATCGTCTATAACATTCCCTCCATCACGATGGTGCCGTTGAGCGTTGCGCTGATCGGCCGCCTGCGGCAGGCCTTTGCGGGAATTGTGACAGGCGTCAAGGATTCCTCCGGCGATTGGGCCTTTACCGAAAAACTGCTCGAGGCCCATCATGATCTCATCATCTTGATCGGCGATGAGCGCCACCTGGCACAAGCAACGCGCCTCGGCGGCCAGGGCGCAATCTCCGGCATGGCGAATTTCATCGCCCCGGAGATCAAGCGCATGGCCGAAGAAGGAAGGGATGATCCGCGCGTCGTTGCTTTCGTGGCCGACCTGCTGAAGCACCCCGTGACCCCGGCAATAAAGGTGATGATCGCGCACCTGAGTGGTGATGACATGTGGCTTGCGGTTCGCCCGCCGCTCGTTTCAATATCCGGCGAAGGATGCAACGAGCTTGCCCTCGCCTTTGACGCCCTGTTTCGAAAAAAGGCCGCTTGA
- a CDS encoding LysR family transcriptional regulator: MDRIDAMKVFVTAIDEGSLAGAARRLKRSPTAVSRALSFLEAHVGVELLHRTTRTLKLSDAGQRYAAACRRVLVDLEEADMLAGGERSAPRGMLTISAPPIVGEEVVRPILDDFLDLHPPVSIRLLLLDRFVNLVDEGVDIALRIGHLADSSLISTRVGGDVRRVVVASPRYLAAHPRVEEPADLTNHQIVAFTNFGLDSWNFTPAQGSSIPRTVQFTPRCIVNSVRAAAALAAAGRGLTRLYSYHVAEFVRDGRLKIVLADAEHAPLPVHLLAPHGRMSVPKVRAFVDFATPRLRSEFARLAAQAGTLG; encoded by the coding sequence ATGGACCGTATCGATGCAATGAAGGTATTCGTCACCGCGATCGACGAAGGCAGCCTGGCAGGGGCCGCCCGGCGGCTGAAACGATCACCGACTGCGGTCAGTCGGGCGCTGAGCTTCCTGGAAGCCCATGTCGGCGTTGAACTGCTGCATCGAACGACCCGCACCCTCAAGCTCAGCGACGCCGGTCAGCGTTACGCCGCAGCCTGCCGGCGGGTGCTCGTCGATCTCGAAGAGGCCGACATGCTCGCCGGCGGTGAGCGTTCCGCCCCTCGTGGGATGCTGACGATTTCGGCGCCGCCGATCGTCGGGGAAGAGGTGGTGCGTCCCATACTGGACGATTTCCTTGACTTGCACCCGCCCGTTTCAATCCGACTTCTCCTGCTGGATCGGTTCGTCAATCTGGTGGACGAAGGCGTCGACATTGCCTTGCGGATCGGCCATCTCGCCGATTCATCACTCATTTCCACCCGGGTCGGTGGCGATGTGCGGCGCGTTGTTGTCGCATCTCCTCGCTATCTTGCCGCTCATCCCCGCGTCGAAGAACCGGCAGATCTCACAAACCACCAAATCGTTGCATTTACGAATTTCGGTCTCGACTCGTGGAACTTCACGCCGGCCCAGGGCTCATCCATTCCCCGGACAGTCCAGTTCACGCCGAGGTGCATCGTCAACAGCGTGCGCGCTGCAGCCGCTTTGGCCGCTGCGGGTCGCGGTTTGACCAGGCTCTATTCGTATCATGTCGCGGAATTTGTGCGGGATGGCCGGCTGAAAATCGTGCTTGCAGATGCCGAGCACGCCCCGTTGCCGGTTCATCTACTCGCGCCACATGGCCGCATGTCCGTACCCAAGGTCCGCGCCTTTGTCGATTTCGCCACGCCGCGTCTGCGCTCGGAATTTGCACGACTGGCAGCGCAGGCAGGCACACTCGGCTGA